In Chondrinema litorale, the DNA window TATTTCCACTTAGTTTAATGTTTTGGTAATTCTTCTCTTTATTAAATAGTGATCAAAGGTATAAATGGAACAATCAACACCCATACCTTTATATTTTATACCTCCATGAGGAAGGTTTATGTCATATTTAAAACCGTTTAGATGCACCTCTCCAAATTCTAATTTTTCTTCCAATAAAGCAAGTACAACTTTATGATTTGAATAAACAAATATTGCATCAAACTCAACATTTACATCATCATAGAGTGTTGTAATAACATTTTTTTTTAATGCATGTAAATGAGGGATAGTTTCATCTAAAATTATAAAATACTATTAGAAATGAAGCTAAAACTAATTATTCCCGCATTTATAATCATCTTATCTATGGCATTAAATGGATATACACAAGACTTTTCTGTCATTAAAGGAAAGGTAGCTAATTGGCCAACTGATACTGTCTATTTACAAACTATGACTTACCATTCACCTCACTCAAGTGAGATTAAGTTTCAAATACTTGATGCAGACAGTACATTTTATTTCGAATTGAAAAATAAAAATTTACCCTTAGTAATACAGCTATTCCCCAATCAAGATTTATTAAATCTAAACAAAGAACAGTTGTTATTCTTAAACTTTACAAAAGACTATTATTATGGTCATTGTGATAAATTCTACACATATAGTACCAGCACTTTTCTGATTGAACCTAACACTACGTTGGAGGTAGAGCTTACAAATAATCAGACTCTTAAAAAATTAGGCCCAGAAGTAGCAGAGAAATACAGGAAACTAGGAGCAAAAGTATTACCTAACAACACTATTGTAGAATCTCAAAAAACAGAAATTAAGTTTTTAGGTGAAAATACTGTTCAAAATGAATACTTTCAAACTACATTTGATTTGAAAGATAAAATAGATAATCGTTTAGACCTTTACAAAAACAAACCCATTGAAAATGCCATAGTAAGTTTAAAAAAAATAAAGCAAAAGCTGTTAGATAATCTTGAAGCAGAAGAAAAAACACTCTCACCTACATTTTATGAATATGTAAAAACCGAAATAGAGTTTGGAGCTAGATTGGAGTTTATTAAATTTTTAATGTTGACTAAAACAAGCGAACACTTTAATCCTGACTCACTTTTCAAAAATGAAATTTCAGCAGAGCTTTTAGATATTATTGAGTTTGATAAAGACAATATTAATCCTGTTATAATAGCTTCTGAAAACTACAATAAGTACTTAGAGCTTTATTTGAATTTTAAAATAAATGTCCAAAACAAAAAATACATCATTTATAATGAATTCAGTAAACAAAAATGTAAAAGTGCTATTCGAGAATTACCTGAAAAATCAAACTACTTTTACATTGCTAACCAGCTGCTGTATAAAATCAGAACTGATGATTTTGTGGAAGATTTAGTGGTTGCGACAATCAAAAAATTTCCTGAAGGAGAATTGAATGATAAATTAATGGAAAAGTATGATTTATAATACTGTTTATAGGATTTAATAATCTAATCATTAAATACTTTGAATAAACTACTTAAAACACTTCTTCAGATACTGGGTATTGTATCATTATTTTTCTTGCTCGGTTATGTACTTACTTATCCATATGAACTGTCTTATAGAGGAAATGATGCAATAAAATTGTTCGAAGATTCTTATGAAAAAGCTTCATTTGAAGAACTCATCAATCGAAAAGAGTTTGAAGGAAAGGTGCTATATGTTAAAATATGGGAGCCTTTTGACGAGGGCAATATGCCCTATACAAGACATCAACAAGAAGTATTCAAAGATTTACTAGACTCAATAAGAAATGATATTGGTCTTGAAGAATACAAATTTCTCTCTTTAAGATTAAGAGCTGGAATCGGGCAGTCAGTACCAACTCCAGCCCAAATAGCAGCAATTGAATCAGTTAACCTAAAATACAACAGTAGAGATTTTGCCATGCTACATATTGCTAATCCAGACACCCGATCTAAAACTAAAAATGACGATTTTCGAAAATGGAAAATGGCTATTAAAAAATATAAACTTCAAGGTTATCATTTACTTATGAATGCAAATTGTTATAAGCAAGTAAGGCAAAGTATATTAGAGAAAACTAAACATCCTTACCTTCTTTTGCCATTATATTTACTTATTGATAAGCAGGGTCATATTACTAACTATCAGGCAGCATGGCCACAAGATTCTACAATGTTATATACTCAAATAGATAGTCTCTTAGTAAGATAAAACAAAGTGATTATGGCCTTTTCAATTTCAAATCTCTCGACTAAGAAAATCATTGTTAATCTCCTTTTTTTTATTGCTTTTGCATGGTTACTAATAACTGTAACACCAAATTTCTATTCGTACTATTCATTAGACATAAGATATACTACCTATATGTTTTTAGTTGGGGTGGGAATGTTTTTTATTCATAATATAGTAATTGTACCCATAAAGTTTGAAGAGGGTAAAGGAATTAACTATTTGATATTTTCTATAATCTGCATCATTGCTTTTGCAGTAACTGAAGTATACCTATTTATAGATATTATAAATACTTTAAATACACCAGACAGTAATATATTTAACATTGCCGCAAGTAAACTTTTTAGTATAAATAACTTAATTAATACTAACGCAACAATCAGTTTTCCTCTTTTGGTTATCGCTATTTTATCAGTTATCTATTGTTTATTGGTTTATGGATACCAAGCAATTTCTCCTTATCTAGAAGCATTTTTCCACATTATTGCCCTCACATTGTTGTTTGCGTTGCTAGTTACTATTCCTAATATTAATAAAACCAGTCTCAGTTTGTATCTCCCTCTAATATTAACATTTTATATCAATACATTTGGAATATCACCCTTAATACTTAAAAATAAGATTTACTACCTATTAGGCTTATTGACACTTATTTTGAGTTATTTCTTGTTACAAACAATTCTTCTAACAATTTATAATGGCCCTCAATTCAACCCAGAAACAGGAAAACCATTTACACAACAAGATATACCTCAAGTAATTTTTAGCCTTCCCAACTTAATTATCCTATCTATCATTTTGTTCCTTTCATTTGTTTATTCATTTGTAAGAATTAAGATACAATCTAGGGAAAAATCGCTCAATATTAGATTAGGAGAAAAAGAGTCGGAATTAAAACTCTTAAAATCACAAGTTAATCCACATTTCTTGTTTAATAGCCTAAATACATTATATGCAACTGCCCTTAGTGAGAAAGCAGAAAAAACAGGGACAAGTATTGCTAAGTTGGCAAACTTGATTCGATATATGCAGAAAGATATAAATAGAGATTTTATACCATTAGAAAACGAAATAAAATACATCACTGATTATATAAGCATACAAAAACTTCGATGTGCCATTGAGCCTCAAGTGGAGACAACTTTTATAAATATTGAAAACCAATTGATTAGTCCGGGTATTTTCATTCCATTTGTAGAAAATGCTTTTAAGTATGGTATTGATCCTTCGCAAAAATCTACTTTGCATATTTCAATAACTTGTAAAAAAAATGAGGTCCATTTTATATGTGTGAATAGTTATAATGATGATTTTAAAACCTTTTATAAGGAGCAAGGATTGGGAATTGGAATTAAAAATGCACAACAAAGATTAGAACTTGTTTATCCTAAAAAACATACTTTTGAAATTACTAAAATAGATAATAAGTTCACTATTAAAATTTCAATTACTATCCAGAGAAAAAACTAGCATCTAAATATTGAAAAATTCATTTAATAAAATTGAAAGTTAATGATAACAGCCGTAGCTATTGATGATGAGCCAAAAGCAATAGAAGTAATTCAACATCATATATCTAAAATTAATGGAGTTATCCTTCTAGCATCTTTCTATAATGCAAAAGAAGCCTTGAATTTCTTAAAACAGAACCCGGTAGATGTTATATTCCTAGACATTAACATGCCTCATTTTTCTGGAATTGAAATGCTAGATGAGCTACAAAGAAAACCGAATGTCATTTTTACCACTGCCTACTCAGATTATGCTGTAGAAAGCTATAACTATAATGCAATTGATTACTTACTAAAGCCTTTTGAATTCGAACGTTTTCAGATAGCTATAGATAAAATTGCACATAGAATTGAAGAAGCTACACAACAAAATCAATTCATTTTTATAAAAGATGGATTTAAAAACATAAAGATTACTTTCGAAAAAGTATTGTTTATTAAAGGATCAGGTAATTACCTCGATATATTTACTAACGAGAAAAGTTATTCACCCCGAATGACCTTTTCAGAATTAATTGAAAAATTACCGACTGCTCAATTCATCAGAATCCATCAATCTTATATTGTAAACATTGAACACATACAAAAGATTGAAAACAATCAGGTTTACATAGCAAATCATCAGTTGCCTATAAGTAATCGATACAAAGCGACATTTTTTAAGCGATTAAATTTATAGCACCTTTTTAGATTAAAAATTTTCCGATTTTTTTTTCAAAAAAATCATTCAAAATAGATAACCCATAGAAAAACGGATGGTTCGGTTATATGTATCGAGATAATCGTAACCATCTACCGTATTAAATCCCAGTTCGCCACTTATGTTGATATTAAAACCACTTTCAAACTCATAACCTAATCCTAAAACTCCTGCAAAATCCAACTCATTTATATCATTAGAAATATCTTCTTTTTCCACAATGCTTATATCACCTACAGTAAGATCATAAGCACTATTTAAATGATAACCCATTTGTGGACCTACAAATAAATTGAAGCCATCTGAAACATAGAGTCTTAATAAAAATGGAATATCAAGATAATTAGACTCCACTGTGGCTTCTGCTCTTGTGTTGCCAGCTTCAGCATATAAACCTGTGCCTTTCATTGTATACATAATGCCCGGCTCAATGGCAACAAGCTGAGAAAGTCTAATATTAACGACAGCACCAAAATGAAAACCATAGGTTGTTTCCCAGTCATCTGGGTAAAGTTCCTGACCTTCGTAGGTGTAGAAAGGAAATTCGTTGGTCCAGCTATTTAAATTTACTCCAGCCTTTAAGCCAAAACTTGATTTAGGGAAAACATCTTGTGCTTTTACATTTATTGCAAGTAACAAAAGACAGATAATAGTAAAACCAAATCGATTGGGATTTATAGTATAGAGTTGTATAGCACTGTTCTTTATTTTGGTTTCCATAATTTTGATCTGTAAAGTAAATATTCCAGTTAAATGCTAAAATTGATGGCCGTTTTCTATATATAGCATCTGCATCCAAATGGTTACCCTAGACCAGAAATTATTAATATTCCTTTTGCAAAAATCAGCCACATACTTTTCTACTATGTGCTCTTTATTGCAGCAAAACAGTTCTGCATTCTTCTTTAAACAATAAGAATGCAGAACCAAAAAAATATTTGCTACTAAATAATATCTTTTAAAATCGATAACTTAGGAATGTGTGAGTATTTAAAGGTTATAACTTGTTGAGACTAAAAACTCCCAAACTTCATTTACTTTTTCTAAATAAATAAGTCTACCAGATTTTAATGTGGGACCATCTGGCGATTCCATAAACCAATAAGATTCTATACCCACAATTGCTTGGGTATAATTTTCGTTAAACCCGATTTTGTTGAAATAAAAATACCATTTTCCTGCTTCAGGGTATTTTTTCTCAAAAAGCGCCCAACTATTATACAGGTTTTCTCTATCAAAAAAATAGGCTAACTCTTTATTTGATATAATTTTAACCCCCTTACCAGATACAGCAATTTGTTCATCTAAAAGATATGTACTGCTATTTGCATTTACATATTGAGAATACAATGTTGAGTCCATTCCCGACAATTTATCAAGGCTAAAAAAAACTTCGAGGTTTTCTTGTGGAGGTGTGTACGAAGTAGTCTGTTGCCTTATAATAAACTGCGAAATACTGAAACTCTCAAGAATAACACTATATATTTCGTATTCATCTGTCTGCATTTGGTCAGCTGTTTCTATAGAAAATTCTGGAATAGTTTCATTCGAATCTTCACAAGAAAAATGGGAAAGAGTAATGATCAAGAGTAAAATCAAATAGCTTTTTTTCATACAGAGATTTAAAGTGTACCAATAGTTTTATCTTAAATTAATTCCCTGAAGTCTGGTAAAATAACTCAACACTTCTTCAGATTTTTTGGCAAACATAATCAATAAAAATCACCATATATCTAATTTTATTTTGGGTTAATTTATATTAACCACTTAGCATATATCCGAATCTTAAGGACAGATTAAGAGTAAATTCCATGATGCTGAAATACACTTACTATATGTTATAAATAATTTTATTAATCCAACTTCTTTTCTCCATCATAAAAATACACACCAGCAAGGTTCCACCTTTGCTTTAGCTTTTCAAGCTTGTCTTCAAAGTTTGTAAAATCTTTGTTTGCTAAATTAGTCCAACCTACTTCTGAATAAGCGGCTAGTCGAGGAAAAATTTGTCGCTCCAATTTTTCTTGTGTAGGTAACCACTCAGTCCACATCTGTGTGCCAAAACCAAGAATATATGAATGATATTTTTCTTCTAAACCTTCGGGTATGGGATTAAATGCATAAGACTTTGAAAGTGGAGTTCGCTCAAACGTATAATCTAAATAAGTATCCCAATGGTTTGAGTTTACTACATTGTAGCCATCTTTTACTGCACGAGTAATTAAATTTAGGTCACCTTTCCAAAAATGTACAATGGCAGAATTTGCTAGTTTTTGTTCTACTTCTAGCGTTTTCTCTTGGTTTTCTTCGTGAATATTATCGCCCATAATTTCGTTCCAACCCATCATTCTTTTTCCCTTTGAGTCTATATAATTAGAAATCTGATTGGTAAAATAAACCTGCAAATCAACTGGAGATTTAAGCCCGTTCTCTTTCATAAATTTTTGAACTTCCTCAGACTTTTCCCACGGTTCAAAGTTTACTTCATCACCTCCAATGTGTACCACCTCACCCGGAAAGAGCGCGATTACTTCATCCAAAACATCTTTTAAAAATGTAATTACTTTTGGGTCTGCAATGTTGAAGGAATCGTCCATCTTGCCAAAAGTTTCAGGAACGGCTGTAGTAGTACCCAAAGAACCTAACCAAGGATAAGCCGCGACTGCTGCCATAGCATGGCCCGGCATCTCGATTTCAGGCACAATGGTTATATGTCTTTCAGTAGCATATTCAATAATCTCTTTTATTTGTTTTTGAGTATAAAAACCTTCGTGAGGTTCGCCAGTTCGCTTATCGCTTTTTCTTTCTGTTTGTGTGTCTGCTCGTTTCGAACCAATCTCTGTAAGCTTCGGATATTTCTTTATTTCTATGCGCCAACCTTGATCATCGGTTAAATGCCAATGAAAAGTATTCATTTTTAAGAGAGCCATTTGGTCGAGTAATTTTTTCACTTCTTCACTCCCTTTAAAATGTCTCGATTCATCTAGCATAAAAGCTCGCCACGGAAACCTTGGTGTATCTGTGATTTTTATAGTTGGAATTAAAATATCAGCCGGTTGAGTGGAATACTCAAAATCTGTAGGGAGTAATTGCCTGAAAGATTGAACACCATAAAACACACCAGTACTGCTTGCAGATTTTATAGAAACTTCATCTGTATTAATTAAAAGTATATAACCTTCTTCTCCGTATTGGCTCTTTAAAGTAGGATCAATAGCTAGCGTAATTCCCTTACCTTTAGATTGTATTTTTGCGTTCTTATTAAATCCTTTTTTTAAAACATCAGCCAGAAAATTGACCTCGTTTTGCAGTTCTTTTGAAGCTATAATTTGGGTTTTAGTATTTAATGTAAATTCTCCTTCTCCCAATTCAATCTTATTTGGTTGAGGAATAATTTTGATATTCTTCTGCGCAAAAACAGAAGAACAACTAATGATAATAGCAAAAGCTATCAACTTTATGAGTTGCATATTCAATTCTTTTTTAATCTAATTTTTATTAGAGATGATATATCTTTTAGGATCAAAGATGAGCTACTTGAAATCAATTTAAGGTTATTTTACCTTCATCAATCGATCGTATAATAATTGTATTGGCATTACTCTCAATTGATTTTGATGTTCAATTTCTGTATCATACAAGAAACCTTTATTTAAAGCAGTGAATCTTCTATTAAGGGCTTTGGCATCTTTTAGTATTTTTTCAAGCTCGCTAACAAGCTCAGAAGTTTGAGCAATCGTAAAACTATCAGCATTGTATTTGGCTTCCACTCCTTTAAAATCGAGGTAATGCATTCTTAAATCTGCCATGAGTTTAAAATGTGCAAATTCTGATTGGTGTTTCTTTGGCTGAATGTCGTTTATCTGATCTCGTATTTTCCCGAAATCTTGCTGCATCTGTTCAACGCTCTCACTTTTTTGCGGTTTCCCGTTAACAATTAATTCTGGAGGAACAGACAAAAATGCTAATAGTGTTTCGGTATCTTTCTGGTTTAAACCAAATTGATTTGCCGCATAATCAAGAATAAACTTATCTGTGTCGATTGGCTCTTTTGTCTTGATTGCTTCTCCATAACAAGCAATCAAAATATTAAAACCCGACATAGGATAAGTATTTCTTATCTGAACCATGCCCATTACATCATAGCCAACATCCCAAGTAAATCCATACAACCCAGAGGTAGACCAAGAAGTCATGATTAAACCTTTGTACCCAGCTTTTCTAGGATATGGGATAAACTCTCGCTGATTTTCGAAATGCTTAGGCCAGTCGGTTACATACCAGTTGTCTGGATGGCTTCGAATTGAGGGTGCTCCCCAAAAAGTAAAACCCTTTGCTTGCAAGTCGGGAATATCTCCAAAATGATTGATTTTCCAGCCGTAATTCCAGTCTACAAAAATGGTTTCTTTGGGTAACTCATCGGCAGCTTCTGGGTGTTTGAGAATGATATCTGCCCACATCACTGGTTTTTTACCAAGTGAAATCACTATCTCAGCAATCATTTTCATGTGATCTACAAAAAGTTTGGATTTTCCCTCTTCTGCTACTTTCTTTTGGCAAAGCTCACAATGACCTAAAAGATAAGTTTCATCACCACCAATATGAATGTATTCTGAATTATGCATGGCAGCTAAATCTGAAAACAAATCGGTAAACAAAGCTTTACTTTCAGTGATTTTCATTGGGCAAATTTGGGAGATGTCTTTTCTATCTTCTTTAAGATGACTATATCTTGTATTTCGAAGAATATACTCAACATGCCCGAGACTTTGTTGCAATGGAATTACCTTTATGCCAAGATTATCACAATAGGAAACAAACTCTTTTACCTCTTCTCGCGAATAAGAATATTTATTAGAAATAGCCGGATGTTTCTCAAATGGATAGGTTCCCTCCCATTCCATAACAAGGGTATTCATTCCCATTTCGGCAAGTTCATCTGCAAATTTTTTAAGTGCTTCAGGCGTCATCACCTGAATCCGTAAATCCAAATGAAAACCTTTTACCTTAAAACCTTCTGAGCTAGTTGTTTGAGCTTTTATTATAAAACTCACTGTTATTAAACAGTAGATAATTAGCGTATTAATAATATTTTTTAACTTCATCTCCTTCTTTTAAGTGAAATAGTCGAGCACTTGCTTATTAAACTTAGGCAATTATGCCTTTAAAAAAATAAGATTGAATCAATAGATTTCAACTCGATCTATAATCATTTCAGCTTCTTTGTTATCCGATGGATTTTGCCCTTGGAATAGCCATA includes these proteins:
- a CDS encoding porin family protein translates to METKIKNSAIQLYTINPNRFGFTIICLLLLAINVKAQDVFPKSSFGLKAGVNLNSWTNEFPFYTYEGQELYPDDWETTYGFHFGAVVNIRLSQLVAIEPGIMYTMKGTGLYAEAGNTRAEATVESNYLDIPFLLRLYVSDGFNLFVGPQMGYHLNSAYDLTVGDISIVEKEDISNDINELDFAGVLGLGYEFESGFNINISGELGFNTVDGYDYLDTYNRTIRFSMGYLF
- a CDS encoding beta-N-acetylhexosaminidase, which translates into the protein MKLKNIINTLIIYCLITVSFIIKAQTTSSEGFKVKGFHLDLRIQVMTPEALKKFADELAEMGMNTLVMEWEGTYPFEKHPAISNKYSYSREEVKEFVSYCDNLGIKVIPLQQSLGHVEYILRNTRYSHLKEDRKDISQICPMKITESKALFTDLFSDLAAMHNSEYIHIGGDETYLLGHCELCQKKVAEEGKSKLFVDHMKMIAEIVISLGKKPVMWADIILKHPEAADELPKETIFVDWNYGWKINHFGDIPDLQAKGFTFWGAPSIRSHPDNWYVTDWPKHFENQREFIPYPRKAGYKGLIMTSWSTSGLYGFTWDVGYDVMGMVQIRNTYPMSGFNILIACYGEAIKTKEPIDTDKFILDYAANQFGLNQKDTETLLAFLSVPPELIVNGKPQKSESVEQMQQDFGKIRDQINDIQPKKHQSEFAHFKLMADLRMHYLDFKGVEAKYNADSFTIAQTSELVSELEKILKDAKALNRRFTALNKGFLYDTEIEHQNQLRVMPIQLLYDRLMKVK
- a CDS encoding LytR/AlgR family response regulator transcription factor; the encoded protein is MITAVAIDDEPKAIEVIQHHISKINGVILLASFYNAKEALNFLKQNPVDVIFLDINMPHFSGIEMLDELQRKPNVIFTTAYSDYAVESYNYNAIDYLLKPFEFERFQIAIDKIAHRIEEATQQNQFIFIKDGFKNIKITFEKVLFIKGSGNYLDIFTNEKSYSPRMTFSELIEKLPTAQFIRIHQSYIVNIEHIQKIENNQVYIANHQLPISNRYKATFFKRLNL
- a CDS encoding beta-N-acetylhexosaminidase, translating into MQLIKLIAFAIIISCSSVFAQKNIKIIPQPNKIELGEGEFTLNTKTQIIASKELQNEVNFLADVLKKGFNKNAKIQSKGKGITLAIDPTLKSQYGEEGYILLINTDEVSIKSASSTGVFYGVQSFRQLLPTDFEYSTQPADILIPTIKITDTPRFPWRAFMLDESRHFKGSEEVKKLLDQMALLKMNTFHWHLTDDQGWRIEIKKYPKLTEIGSKRADTQTERKSDKRTGEPHEGFYTQKQIKEIIEYATERHITIVPEIEMPGHAMAAVAAYPWLGSLGTTTAVPETFGKMDDSFNIADPKVITFLKDVLDEVIALFPGEVVHIGGDEVNFEPWEKSEEVQKFMKENGLKSPVDLQVYFTNQISNYIDSKGKRMMGWNEIMGDNIHEENQEKTLEVEQKLANSAIVHFWKGDLNLITRAVKDGYNVVNSNHWDTYLDYTFERTPLSKSYAFNPIPEGLEEKYHSYILGFGTQMWTEWLPTQEKLERQIFPRLAAYSEVGWTNLANKDFTNFEDKLEKLKQRWNLAGVYFYDGEKKLD
- a CDS encoding sensor histidine kinase, producing the protein MFFIHNIVIVPIKFEEGKGINYLIFSIICIIAFAVTEVYLFIDIINTLNTPDSNIFNIAASKLFSINNLINTNATISFPLLVIAILSVIYCLLVYGYQAISPYLEAFFHIIALTLLFALLVTIPNINKTSLSLYLPLILTFYINTFGISPLILKNKIYYLLGLLTLILSYFLLQTILLTIYNGPQFNPETGKPFTQQDIPQVIFSLPNLIILSIILFLSFVYSFVRIKIQSREKSLNIRLGEKESELKLLKSQVNPHFLFNSLNTLYATALSEKAEKTGTSIAKLANLIRYMQKDINRDFIPLENEIKYITDYISIQKLRCAIEPQVETTFINIENQLISPGIFIPFVENAFKYGIDPSQKSTLHISITCKKNEVHFICVNSYNDDFKTFYKEQGLGIGIKNAQQRLELVYPKKHTFEITKIDNKFTIKISITIQRKN